A stretch of DNA from Cryptomeria japonica chromosome 4, Sugi_1.0, whole genome shotgun sequence:
ATGATTGTCTTATGAATGCTATCATATGAATACCtgaaattttctatatttttttattttttcctatttttttaataGCCATCCTCTGTCTTCCTCATAAAAATTGCTCCTTCCTGTCGTCCCCAAAATGTGTCCCCTTGTCCCCATTCTACCCCGTCCCCAGAACGCAGGGTAACATAGCTAAAAGCCTAAAAGATAAAGTCTAGTAAGCCACCAAGTGGAAGATCGACTTACCACAAGAAGACAAAAAACACTAGAAGATGAAATAGCAAGTACACAAAATGCATTAGAATAAACATTaggaatgcaaggttgagacaccttttcACATTAAGATCCATATCAAGTTTCAACACAAATTTAGGGATAAGATCACAAGATCAATAGAAGTCCCTAGTGCAGAGCTGGTAGTTTTGAGAATATCTTCATGATAATATTCTATTTGGAGGCCAAAGTGGGGAATTCAGACCAGGAGATGAAGGGTCAAAACTTTCATTCCTTGGCTTCACAAACGACCCTGCCTGATGGTAAAATTATTATCTGCCTTTGAATGCTTTATTCCCATCAGCTATGCAAATGATAATAATTAGAAAGTGTCCGTTAGCCAAAAGTATGATATTGAGGCCCTGTCCAGCTGCTAGATCTCACTGGTCCATTCTTCGACAAACCTATTTCTGTTTATATATACATGAATCTACAGATGGGGTCATGACTACAGAGGTATGTGATATCTTGAGAAATAATTTCAGGGTTGATGACAACATGCAGTCTTTGCTTCACTCTTTCAGAGGCAACAATTAATTTTCTGGATGTGATCAGATTTTTGTAGCTTGGCCAGACACAACAGTGTGCAAGTGATCCTCAACACTCTGGTCTCATTGTTCTGCAAAGGGTTGACTGGGTCCTGCCTTTGTTTGTATAATGCTCAGGGATTGGGAAACTTTTGTGCTTCTGTGCACCCGAACCCTGAACTTCCTTCCAACTTGTTCTGCCAAGGCCTACCGGCTGGGATAGGGTCACAGAAATAAACAGCCTCATCAAAATACAGAAAACCTTAGCTCCATCCTGTCCAAACCAAACAGCCCTCATCACAAGCAGTTGATCTTATCTGTAGCTTTTATGAACCTTTAATTGGCATTTTCTTTTTTATAGTATACTGCCATTTTGAGGAGTATCTTTTAGAAATTCATTTGATTTCTTAATTATTATTACCTTCTAATATATAGAATTAATAATTCTGTTTTAATCTTAAAGAGCACTTCAGAGAACATTTTATTGCATAACTTCAATATTCTTGCTTCTTTTTATATCGATCTTTGATTATTGAGAGCATCTGTATGTAGTGTTTTTGCCTTTCGTATGCGGACTCTTATTAGCCCCTATCCATTCAAATTCGTGTTATGACTTTTGAAGTATTTGAGAAAGCTTTTATATCGGTTTCCTGTGGTTCCTTGTTGCTCATTTTCCCAAAGCAATATAGAATAAGTCTCACTCCTAGGGATTGACCAAGTTTCCATCATATCTTAGCTAATTCAATGTAAGCTCATTCATACCTCAATGAAATTGTGAAAACAAACTGTGTTCACTCCCTACATTATTACTTGAAATGTCTTCGGAAAGCTGTCTCATATTCCACAACTGCAATGCATAGTTGATTTACTACAATGAATGATGAACACTTGTGCTTCTTCAGACATTTCTTTTATCGTTTTCAAGTACTTACAAACCATTAAACCTTGTCTGTTTGAGACTTTACTGTAACTTCCTGTATGTTGGCAACATTTCACTCACTGTTTTTCAGTACCTAAAAACCATTAAACCTTGTCTGTTTTAGGTTTTCATGCTATGTATGAACTTTTTGATGCTTTGTTAGACGTCACTGTCCTTATTTCCAGTACCTTGAAGGTATTACATTTTTCTATTCAAGAGCTTTTTGTATAAACTGTAACTTTGTTGGAGTGAGCACCAATGTAGATGCAGAATTAATAACTTTTAATGGTGGTTAGTTGTTATTGTACTATATGTTAAAAGAGTGTCTTAAATATTCTGTTGAACTTGCGCAGGCTCGTAAATGGACAAAACATTCCAGGAATGTACCTAATAGAGACCTGGATACTGTTCTGAGTATTCATAATCAGACTTTTGACTCAAATAAGTCAGAGCAGAAAAGCCCTGTATTGAAGCTGGTTTTACATCCCCATCTTAGGAAGCACATGAAGTTGCATCAGGTTGAGGGATTTGATTTCCTACAGAAGAACCTTATAACAGAAGAGCCTGGCGGCTGTGTTTTGGCACATGCACCTGGTACAGGGAAAACGTTCCTTGTTATTAGTTTTATTCAGAGCTTTCTGACCAAGTACCCAGATGAGAGACCATTAATTGTTGCACCCAAAAGTATTTTGTGTTCTTGGATGACTGAATTTAAAAAATGGCAAGTGGAGGAGATCCCTGTGCACAACTTATATGAGAATATCACCAAGGCAGAAACATTGAGATGTAAGCAGCTTCAGACACTCCGAGAATGGAAAGAGAAAAAAAGCATTCTCCTTGTGAGTTATTCACAGTTCTCTAGCATAGTTTGTGAGAATGCAGAAAATGAAATGACAGCATGTTGTCAAAAAATCCTTCTCGAGGGTCCAGGACTGCTGGTTTTAGATGAGGGTCACTTCCCACGAAATAAAGACACTAACATACTAAATGCACTAACCCAAATACATACCAGGAGACGAATTTTATTGTCTGGAACACTCTACCAAAACAATATCAAAGAGCTCTTTAATCTTTTGGAGCTTATAAGGCCTGACATTCTACAACTGGACTCCTTTCAAGCAATGTTTAGACGGTTGATCACAAGTATTCCTGCAACTGAGATGTGTCAAAAGCTGCTCCACAAGAGACATTCTCAAGATCCACTGCGGAGAATCTTCTGCGAGGTGCTTGATTATGCACTAACGAGAAGCTCTGAAGAGGTGAAAATATCTGCTTTGCATGCTCTTCAAGAGTTGACTGCTCTATTTGTACACTACTATAAAGGAGACATACTGGAGGATTTGCCTGGACTGGTTGATTATACTGTCAAACTCGAATTAAATGAGAAACAAAAAGGAGCGCTTGATAAACTACGATTTGTGGTAAATCGAATGCGCAGAGATGTCATGTCTGGAGCAATATGCATACATCCTTCACTTTATGGGGTTTATGGGGAGAGCATTGAAGGATGGTTAGAATCAGATGGGAAAAACATTGGAAGTATGTGTACAAGTACTCGTGCAGAGGATCCAAATGATGGAGTGAAAACCAAGTTTGTACTCGACTTACTGTCCCTCTGTGAATTGACCAAGGAGAAACTCGTAGTTTTTAGTCAATACCTTCCACCTTTGTCTCTGTTAGAAAATATGATAGTGGCAGAAAAGAAATGGACCAAAAGTCGAGAGATTTTGAGATTGGATGGTGGTAATCATGCAGAAGTCAGGGGAAGTATAATTGAACAGTTTAACAATAGTCCCGATTCAAAGGTTCTGTTGGCCTCCATCAAGGCATGTGGAGAAGGCATTTGCCTCACAGCTGCTAGTCGTGTTGTAATATTGGATATTCCTTGGAACCATTCGATATCTAGACAGGCAATTAGTAGAGCTTACAGAATTGGTCAGAAAAAGAAGGTATATGCGTATCGCCTGGTTGCTGTAAAAACACAGGAAGAGTTGATTCATCAAGTTTCCTTGAGAAAGGAACTTATGTCAAAGATGGTTTTTGAAGGAAACAATCAATCTGAAGAATCAATCTCTCTTCTGGCTGAGGTAAATCAAGATGACTGTGAAGATATGTTCTTCCAAAGTGGTAGTCCTTTAAGGCAGAACCTCCATTCATTGTACAAGCAAATATTGGTGTAAACAGTAAAGGAGAATACACTGTACAGATTTTCTACCCAAGTTTTTCTTATACGCTTTATGAGCATTGACCTGGAGTAAAAGTAGACAAAGCTGTCAGTTTTCCTTTCCCACGTGTCCGGTTAATTGTTTTCTGCCTGTCACTAAATGTCTTCTCAGCAGTCAAACTTTCTTCGGCCGAGGGTTTTGTTTATATCCTGCTAAACTTGGGAAAGCTTTGAACTAAAAGCTGAACGGTTTTACTCGCTTGGCCTTTTCTCAGTTTGCTTTTGAATATCATgtctgtttttgggtttttgaaatATGAACCTTGCTGTATATTTCACGTTTTTTATCTATCGAAACAATGATTTATTATCGGCCATCTGAATTAGTACTGGATTCAATTTTGTATTTACAATAACATGTACACATATTTAGTCGTTGATTCTAATATACACGTGATTGTGTGCGTGGGGATGTTTGGTTCTTCTCGGTATTGTGGATACCAGTTTATTATGCTTTTTATGATGAGAACATTTGAGTGTGGCAATGCCTTTAAATTAAATGATTGTGTTTTCGCAAATAAAATGTCTTATAAAATCAAGGTTTGATTGTGTTAATATTTTAAtgagtgatttttagcttttgaatTGTAGTTGATTTTTTTGACCAAATATTTGCGCGCATTAAAAATATGTTACCAGATATACGGAAGAAAATGGATTCATAAGATGTATTTTTTTTGTCAttatttttgttaaaataggaTTACCAACTATCCTCTTTATTTCTGTATTATCTGATTCGCCAGGGGACCGGCCAAAACTAGGTTTGGTTACCCTAAACGGGATTGGGGAGCTGTGTAATCTGTTACGCATTTATTCTaaaactaaaattatttgttttaaatgTGTTTGTAAAATTTCTTGGTATAGGAATTAAAATGATAGTTCAAGCTCCACATGTCAACCAAATTTAAATAGATCTTAGTCCCCTTTGGAAACATATTGATATGATATAGTCAATTTCAATTGCTGGtggttaaatttaaatttaaatggctGTGATGTCAAGTATTCAAATTCATATTGTAAGGGTAAACCCATTTGTGTGTGGATTGTTTGGACTAGATATCAAGGTTTGCTTCGAAAAAGGAAATGTACCAGTGCCATTGAAACAAGTGATAACATATATTAACGAgtaaaaacaaatagataacatatAATCTATCTATTAGTGGGTCATAGGTTTTACAATTTTGGTGATCATCTCTGAGTGAGACAAGCTACAGTGAGAGAGCAATTATTCTGAGTGAGACAAGCTACAGTGAGAGAACAACTATTCTCTACTTATGCTCTTGTAGGGGCCCTTAACCCTAGTTGTCATCCTACTAAGTCAACCCTTGTTTTGATCTCAATATCTACTTATGCTCTTGTAGGCTTCATTTAAGTAGTGCAATCAATTTGTAATGCCTAATTGTACGTAAGGGAAACATAATTAAGTTCACCCCTATCAAATATCTACTATGGGGCTTCAATGGACACCCAAATTTCAACTTAGACCTCTTTGTATTTCAACATCAACATGCTATAATCTTAATTGTTTCATCCCATTATCCACAAGAAATAACCTTATCACAACCAATGAATAAAATTGATTAGAAGAGAGCTATATGATAATACATTCCTCCTCACAAATAAACATTTAATCATCAATATCAATAATGGCATATAATGATTGTAAATTTAGGCAAATAACATCATAACAAGTCACTACTCACAACACTTATATATAATGATTGTAAATTTAGGCAAATAACATCATAACAAGTCACTACTCACAACACTAATTGAAGTCTTTAAATGTTGTTCATACACCCATCTTCAATCCATAAAATAGATTAGAATAGATTATGTTTCTAGATTAATTTGGGTTCAACCTTTTAGATCACACTCTTGTTCCATCACGAGTATAATATAGAGCCAAGCAATCAAAGCATAAAAAATTGAAGACATGCTTTATAAAAAGATGGGGGGAGGAATGAGAAAGATGCACGTGGTttagaagaaaaagacaaaatattcatattaaaatgaaaaaataaacaaaatctaACTAAAGGAAAGGAATACAAAACTAAGAATAAGAAAGTACtagataaataaaagaaaataaatgtaACAATTTTTTGAATGGGTTATAAAAAAGAAAgctataattatataattattattttaatacaaaacatGAAAAAAAGAAGTTAAAATATAACTcaagataaaaatatataattataaaaataaattgaTAGTTAAAATATATCGCAagatataattattaaaataaaataataattgataaagaaggaaaaattgactagaaatataaaaaaattaattaagaaaCTAAATGTTTGTGTGCACACACTAACTCTAAAAAAAAGAGGCTATAAAATAAtgaaaaagttaaaataaaaaataagaccATGAGGGGAAGTAAAGAGGGGTATTGAAAAAGTTAAAATGAAAAATAAGACCATGAGGGGAAGTAAAGAGGGGAAATGGGAAATGGGCAAAGGGGGAGAATGCAAGGGATACTCCCTATAGGAGGGCGGTGAAGCATGTTGAAGTTGGGTAGAGATGAAAAGAAACCCAAAATAAGTGAAGGAAAATCTTGAGGGGAAACTAGAGTGGGGAGAAAGCACTCACCAGGTTAAGgaaacaagaagaaggagaaagtaGAGGGAGAAGGTAGAGGAGGTTTAATATTTAAGGTTGGATAACATGGTCTGTCACAAGACATTGAGACACCAACCATCGTCATAGTTGAGGTTAGTGGGGTAGTTATTGATTTCATTTTCTTCCTTGAGTTTTCTTTTGAAGATGTCTTCTTTGAACACCATCGGCATAGTTGAGGTTAGTGGGGTAGTTATAGATTTCATTTGCTTCCTTGAGTTTTCTTTTGAAGATGTCTTATTTGAACAAGACTTGGGTGTTTTCTAAGAGTCTTAAATTGATGAACTCTTAAATCAACCCTGCTGACCATTCCTGTCAACCAAACACCATATTTGTTTAGAAAACACCCAAGTTTTGCTAAGAAAACATGTTCTTGAAAAGAAATCTCAAGGAAGCAATTTAAATACTTAATCACCTCACTAACATCAATCGTGGTGATGGTTGGTGTCTTTGTGTCTTGTGATAGCCTGTATTATCTAATCTTAAATATTTAACTTCCTCCTACCTTGGCGTGCCCCTTGCCCCTTCTTCTCTCCTTGTAGTTTCCTTAACTTAAGGACTGCTTTCTCCCACCCTATTTCCCCCTCTAccttttccctctcttttttagGATTATTTCCTTCTCTCCCTAGCCTCACAAGTTTCACCCTCTTCCTACTCTCTCCCCTATATCATCCGACTTTTCCCTTttcctatttccccttctttctctttttttaagGTTTTTCCCTCATAGTCCTATTTTTCATTTTAGCTTTTCTATGTTTAATTTCACTTAATTTGAGCctttcttttcttaattttttatcacctcccccctctctctctacacacatacacacacattcaCATTCGGATTCACATATACTTATTCTCTTTCTTATTCATAGGCATAGTTTCTTAGtttcttatttaatttttttatatttttaattatttttgcttctttttcaattattattttagttttataattataattatagctTGTGATATATATTAACTatcaatttattttataattatatatttatatcttGGGTCATGTTTTAACCTTTTTTCGTGTTTAGTATtttaaaatgtaattatataattatagCTTTCTTTTTTATaacctattaaaaaaaatatttcatttatttttgtttACTTATTTAGTTCCTTCTTTCTTGTTCTTAGTTTTGTATTCCtttcttttaattaaatttttttagatcctctatatatatatatatatataatttttttttctcttgaaCCACGTTCATTTTTTTGTCATTCCTTCCTTCGTCTTTTTATAAAGCATTGGTGTACAACTTTCATCTATTTTGGTTGCTTTAGCTCTATATCATCTCGATGATGGACCACGAAGTATGATTTGAAATGTTTATCCAAAAAGATTGATACAATTTAATCCAAAAAAATATATTATCTTGAAATGTTGTTCATACATCTAGGGTCAATGGGTTTTAGCTTAACAATGCCATCCATAATTAACCAAAACCTAAACTATTAGTTTTAATATGAAGACACAATATGATCAACATATTTGACCCAAACTAATAatgacattatcatataaacaagGATACCATTCAAGATTCGATTCCTTGATGACAATACCATAATATATTAATCACTTGCACTTGGATTTAAAAAACACCACCATGTAATTAATTACTTAATACATTATGGTCATAAGTCCCACTATCCAACATCTCCCTATATCTAAGCATTGCACTACTATTAGTGTTTTAATATGAGTGGCATGTTCATGATCAAGTGTTACATATGTAACTTCAACCTATCTAGTCATTATGAATTGAATCATCCACAACTAGTTCCTCTATTTGGATATCTAGCTCAGAGAGAAAATCAAGTACTACATTGGCCTTTTCTGGCTATCTACAATGATGATATCAAAATCCTACAACAATAATATAAATCTAATAATACATCCACTAACCACTCACGTGTTCATTAGGTATGAAATTATTGTATGATCACAATGAACAATAATACGATAAACAATGATGTAGTGTCTAAATTCATTTATGCATAAACTACAAGTAACATCTTCTTGGTGACAACATAATTAAGTTCAATAGCTTGCAAATTTTTCTTGATGTAATAAATAACATATTTCAAACATCCTTTTGGGCCTTGAACAACTCCTATAAAAAAGTCATTCACAttgtatgaatgtgaaaaataattgtcCAGTTAGGTCCTTTGAAAATAGGTGCATGTGTGAGAGATGTTTTAAGAGCCTTAAAGGCTCTTGGTAGGCAAGAGTCCATTAAAACTCAATATCATTAGAGAGCATGACAAGTAAGGGGCTAGTATCTTAGTAAAATCCTTAATGAATCTCCTATAATAACCTACATGGGGCCAAGAAAATTTCTTATATCTTTCTACTTCTATGGTATAGGTAGAGTGGACTTGACCTCTATTTTATAAGGATCCACCTCAATTTCCTTGTGTGACACAAAGTGTCCTAAGAAAATTCCTTCGTCAATCATCTCTTAGCATCTTTGAAGGACTTTCTCTACATGTATAAATGCCTCTTCATAAGAGTTTCCATAGGCGGTGAAATCGTCCACACACATCTTTGTAGAATCATGAGAAAATCTAAATATAAACTCAAAATAACCCTTTCGAATGTTGTAGGAACATTACATAATTTGAATGGTAGAATTTAATAGGCATACATACTCcatgttgtaatgtcccctatctaatatatttcaatatactaaaattgattaatATTTTTCAATTAGTTATTgacaagtgcttatttattttcccataaggtgattaatttcattattcatatttattaataTAGATGTCATACCCTGCTACTTCtttagttttaagggagaaggttcTATgtagcgcttagagaccaaatacaataggttccctcaaagtttacagatccaagcccttacctatcttgggtctataccctcaaggcttatgggttgctgatccccaccctatcttgagACTTaatctattgcttggatttagactgcccctctttggaacatctcattcccatcttttAAAAtattgacagtaataacatgatttagactataagtatactaatttcttatgtattatcaatatatatgaaattaagtatgactatcatacatattgcagtccatattaacgTTAtgtattaagcatacttattaaacaagtccccatgcataccaccaagaacaaggatgttactgcctataactcaataataacagttctgatctgatctgcttgatggtgctcttactagatgctcttattcctttcttttatatctctcaatgtgagggagtggtcacacctcttcatcatgcattccctttggcaagagacacaccctttcatcattagcaccttttgaaaaagtgcaactcttcattatttctgtcctttgaaagagacacaacctttcatatTCAGGTGTGCACTTTTGATTTCCAAATTATcctcctctcaaatgaggttctcttctcccttttatatctcattgttgagggagttaGAACTTTTCCTTCTATgtattttgaccattcattaatttaattaattattttttattatattttttttatattttaatttaatttttttttttattcttttgtattttaattttattattattaaattatatttcaaagtagggacattacacatggacatgtaaagGTTGTTTTGTCCTAGTCTTCAAAAGCTAGCTTGATTTGGTTTTAACCAGTGAAACTATCTAGtaaagaaaaatatctcttccTTGCCAATGAATCCAACACTCGATCAATGAAAGGAAGAGGGAAATGATCTTTCCTAGTGGTTGCATTCAACTCTTTGTAGTCAATGCACACTTTCTATTTTCCTCCCTTCTTGGGTGTTATTAATAATGGAGACACCCATTAACTGTCTAATATTGGATATATGAATCCATCAAATAGTTTTTGTAGCTTAGTTTTTAGTATATCTCTAATAGATGTATTCATCCGGGCTTTACCACTGATTTTCATCCCTTATATCCTACAAACGCAAATATTAGGATCTATAACCTTCATCTCATGATAATCCCAAGAAAATGATGATGTGTGAGCTTGTAGCATTTTGAATAGTTCAAACCACTGGGATGTTGTTTATACATTGCTAATATTAAGTGCCTTGCAAGTTGATACTTCTATTGGTGTTGCAAAGGCATGATAGAGGCAAGATGAAatcttgatagattaaaaattacAACTTTGTAGAAGAAATTCATGGGATATCATGAAGTAGACTTTAACGCCAGTGGAGGTAATAGATAATGGAGTGGACAATTTAGACACTGGCCATACTGCAAGTCCATTCCATAAGAGTTTTTTATAATATTGACAATAATTTCATCCCAATCTTGAATATTCTATCGTGGGACTTCTTTTAATGGCAATGAGTGTTTGGAGAGACTATTGATCATCATCTTCCAAATTTGTCTAGATAGGTTGTTCTAGGTTAGCATAAGGTGGTCCAACAAGATAAGGGACCAATTTCTTTGATACAATTTTATTGAAAATGATCATATTGCCATAGCTAAATCCAATAAAGATACTTGTTGTGGCCAACCAAAGTTGTCCTAATATTAATAGATATCCTCCTAAGTTGTCTTTAGGTTGTAGATGATGAAGTCTAATGGGTAATCCCATGACTCAAGTGTTATTACTAAATCCTTAATCATAGCTTACAAATTAATAGGTGAAATATCTGCAAGTTGCAACATTTTGGGTGTAGGCCTTAAATCTATAAGTTGTATATTGTTCATTTTTTCTTTGGTCATCACATTTATGTTTACTCTAAGATCAATCAAATTGTTCTTGATAAGTGTAATATTAATTTGTATATCTACCATAGGGATAGCAAGGCCTAAATATTTTGGGACAGCTAGGTTTTTAAACACGATATCAAATAATTGTCCTATA
This window harbors:
- the LOC131068546 gene encoding protein CHROMATIN REMODELING 35, with the protein product MGRRKKCARFPEPPPGNVGLNQIIDSLKGSCENKKFAILDSRPTKKMKSSNEEWRCASVAPDISRLTAIKDDMRQHLEKIVFKTSKEQQAAYFIPLTTPPSPDASNHLSFAKINEEKNSCRRNLFSSGLSSSSITGGSSFSEVMKSGIELKECQNMPYQEGDNVCEDPSGRQNTIKNLDIRDEQESFVKGMPDCICCMPLNEEKLKCRESKGLEDLTKDIAYMCYESDDCRIIEQYQQNSMGYCGESNIRIDGIWEKQKLGHQIKEAFEKVVEDCKKLKDFQSAQQSQQREEIEAKAGGKDELNISGYATRGLQDPSKDITHCVPQNIEKINKPEKVAEEKAMEVDVADYSAREFAWESDMEDESKEEDSDEISLMWKQMSVSFKCSENALNSEMDSSYDKDDTEECVHSFILEDDLGKVCTLCGFIGQSIETIFDIQWPKARKWTKHSRNVPNRDLDTVLSIHNQTFDSNKSEQKSPVLKLVLHPHLRKHMKLHQVEGFDFLQKNLITEEPGGCVLAHAPGTGKTFLVISFIQSFLTKYPDERPLIVAPKSILCSWMTEFKKWQVEEIPVHNLYENITKAETLRCKQLQTLREWKEKKSILLVSYSQFSSIVCENAENEMTACCQKILLEGPGLLVLDEGHFPRNKDTNILNALTQIHTRRRILLSGTLYQNNIKELFNLLELIRPDILQLDSFQAMFRRLITSIPATEMCQKLLHKRHSQDPLRRIFCEVLDYALTRSSEEVKISALHALQELTALFVHYYKGDILEDLPGLVDYTVKLELNEKQKGALDKLRFVVNRMRRDVMSGAICIHPSLYGVYGESIEGWLESDGKNIGSMCTSTRAEDPNDGVKTKFVLDLLSLCELTKEKLVVFSQYLPPLSLLENMIVAEKKWTKSREILRLDGGNHAEVRGSIIEQFNNSPDSKVLLASIKACGEGICLTAASRVVILDIPWNHSISRQAISRAYRIGQKKKVYAYRLVAVKTQEELIHQVSLRKELMSKMVFEGNNQSEESISLLAEVNQDDCEDMFFQSGSPLRQNLHSLYKQILV